The stretch of DNA CAATATCGTAAACCACCAAGCGCCTTAGGACCATCATTAAACACATGTCCAAGGTGCGAGTCTGCCTTTACTGAGCGCACTTCAGTTCGCATCATACCATGGCTATTATCTTGCTTTTGCAAAATATTGGTCATATTAATTGGCTGACTAAAACTTGGCCAACCACACCCTGAGTCAAATTTATCACGCGAGCTAAATAACGGTTCACCTGATACAATATCAACATATAGCCCTTCGCACTCATTGTTGTAATATTCATTATCAAAAGGTAGCTCGGTG from Orbaceae bacterium lpD04 encodes:
- the msrB gene encoding peptide-methionine (R)-S-oxide reductase MsrB is translated as MSDKLKNRDITTLTPLQYYVTQQNGTELPFDNEYYNNECEGLYVDIVSGEPLFSSRDKFDSGCGWPSFSQPINMTNILQKQDNSHGMMRTEVRSVKADSHLGHVFNDGPKALGGLRYCINSAALRFIAKDDLKQAGYGEYLALFANDKV